ATTTAAAAAGACGTCCAAACATAAATACTGATAACATATCTGTATTAAAATTTGATGATTATGATGATCATGAAGAAATGGCTTACAAGGAAAGAGTAGATTAATTCGACAAAGGGCATTTTCTCTTTTTATAGAATATACTTGCTAAAGGTTGATAAATAAAGTTTCAACCTTTATATTCCATATATTATAACTACCCTAAAACAGAATATAAAATCTTATATTTAGAAGGCTTTTTTATTATATATATTAATTTCTTTACGTAAAACTTCTAATACCTCGGGAATATTTTTTAAAATAACATACGCATCAAGGTTGGATAGTTCAATTTCTATCCAATTTATTAATTCTCTTTTCTCTCCAGGAGTAAGGAAATGTTTTGCCCGATCTTCTATTAGCTTCAGTTCATACTCAGAAACCAATTTAAGTAAAAATTCTTTTGCAGAATCTTCCCTAATCTCCTTCCTTTTCAAAGTATCTTCTTTAAAAGATTTGAGTACTTTAGCAAAAATCAGAATAAAACTGTTTTTATCTCGTTTTCCTGAAATTAATTTTTTAAAAAATGTATACTCTTGCCCAATATTATTAAATTTCAGTTTCAAATTACTAAAAATATTATATTCTTTGATCGATTCAAAAAAAAGTTCTACTTCATCATTATCATACGCCCTAGCTAAAGAAAAAGATAATATTTTTTTGTGTAAATTATCTAATTTGTCTATATTTAGAGAAAGAGTATCAATATACATGTCTCCTTTGCCTAATAATAACCAATCCATTGAAACCTGATATTTCTGATTTAATAAAATAGCTAAATCAATAGGTATTTGTCTTTTTTTCCCAACATAATTAAAATATGATGCTGTAGTAATATTTAAATTTTTAGAAAACTCTTTTTTTGACATTTTTAAATCTATTCGCACTGATTCTAATCTGTTAGCAATATCCATGTATCTCCAATATTTTAAATTGTTACTTAAATAATAACATAATTTATCTATAAAAGAATACAAATATTTACACAAAGACAAATTTAATAAACATATGTTTACTTTTAAGATTAAATGGTATACAATTATTTATCATTTTAAGGATTAACCATGCAATTAGATGAAAATTACATTTATATTTTTGAAAAAAAATATCCTGGATCTATTGAACTAATACAAAGTGCTATTCAAGATGAATATCATCTCCTATGGTATTTATGTAAAGACTTTGCTGCAAAAATGCTTACATGTAATCCAAGTTGGCAATGGCTTGGCCTAAGGATAGATGACTTCTCACTTCTTGCAACACAGTATATGTGCAAGAGATTACCTGTATGGATATGGAGATCTAATTTTGAACTAGGATCTCTTTGTCATGTAATATGTAGTATAGAAGATACGGTTAGATGGTTAGCAAATCGATGGGTTTCAACTCTGAAAAACCTATTTGATCCTAGATATTCTTACCATATATCCCCAAGCTTTCTTACCATTTTTGATGAAGCTTATATGACCGTAGGTAAGATGCAATGGGAAAGTTAATAAAGAAGTTTAAAAATAATTTTACCCAAGTACCAAATACTATTATTAAAGATAAGAGACTTTCATTTAAAGCAAAAGGTCTATATATGCACTTAGTATCCAAGCCAGATAATTGGGTGTATTATGTAAAAGAATTTGAAAAATCTTCTAAAGATGGGAGAGATAGTATTCAGAGTGGCCTTAAAGAATTAGAAAAATATGAGTACTTAATTCGTGTACGTACTAAAGATACGTATGGTCGCTTTAGCAGCTTTGATTATTACATTTATGCTGAACCATTAAACGGGTTTTCCGTCGGATGGAAAAACGGTCAATCGGGGGAACCATCAGACGGACAATCCTCCCCTACTAATACTAAATCTACTAACACAGATTTAACTAATACTGACTGTAGGTATGAGAACGTAGGAGAGTTTAGAAATTATATTAGACAACACTTTATAAATAAAGACATACTGACGGCACAAGACAAAAATACAAACCAAATTTATATTATTTCTGTTGGTCCTGATGGAAAGCTCTATGATAAAAAGGGTACTAGGTTTACCGCAGATCGTTCACTAGAAATGTGGAATGATCTATTTAAATATTATTTAAGACATCAACTTGATTTTCAGAAATCGAACTATGTTAATAGATTTTAAATAAGAATTTATAGAGTACGAGGAGTATAAATGAATAATGAATCAAGATATCTGAAGACTTCAAAAATGGCTAAATTCCTTGGATATAGTCCAGACTTTTTAAAAGATAATCGTGAAATTATTTTTTTTGAAAATGTTCATTACTTTTCAAAAAAAAAGAGAATCGATTGGAAAGTATCAAAAATGGTAGAGTGGATGGAAAATAAAAATATGTCTGATAAAGCTAGAGAAATTTTGGACTTTGTATCATAAATATATTAATAAGAGAAAGGAAAATCATGACACAATTTGAACACGAAATTATAGTTCTTTGTTTAAATATATTAGGATGTTTGAAACAAACTAATGAAGAAATTACAAAAGACAAAGAAGAAATAATCTATTTCGAAAATTTATTAATTAATGCTAAAAAACTATACTTCAAATCAACTTCAAAAAAGCGGATAAATAATCAATATCATTTTGATTTACTCAGAGACTTAATTGAAATAAGTGAGCGAAAACTATTTGAATACTACATGGAAAGAAATAAATAATTTCGATATCATAGATATGCCCATTGTCTACTGGAAAGGAATATAGACATGGTAAAAATGTTCAAGCGTAACAATGGTAAGCTTTACTTGGAATATGAAGCTTACGGCAAGTCAGTGCAAAAAAGTACACGCCTGCTAGATACGCCAAAAAATAGAACATTGATCAACAAAGAGGTGATCCCCGCACTTGAAGCAAGGATCATATCAGGTGAATTTGCAAAAGAGAAGCCTAAAACCTTTTCTTATTACAGTGAGATCTATCTCAAAAGCAAACAGCACTTGAAAGATTATAACAAAAAAAAGCAGCATGTTACCGACATAAACATGTTTTTCGGTGAAATGCGCATTGACAAAATTACACGCGGAGATGTCAAAGACTGGGTACAGATGAGACTGGATATGGGCAATTCACCCAAAACAGTTAAAAACTATTTAGTCAACATTAGAGGTACACTCCACGAAGCAATAGATAGAGAGATCATCACACAAAATGTTGCATTAAACATTAAGATGCCCTCACATAAACCAAAAGAGATAGAACCTTTTTCTAGTAAAGAGGTTCAACTTCTGTTAAGTGAAGCAGACAAGTTCTTTAAATTATACCTTTCGATTGGTTTTTATACTGGTATGCGTATGGGTGAGATCATAGGACTACAGTATGATGACTTTGACTTTGAGAACAAGGTCATACATGTGAAACGTTCTATTTACAAAGGGAAAGTAACTACCCCAAAAACAGATGGAAGCATTAGAGAAATACCGTTGTTTGATGAACTCATGCCGTATCTTAGTAAACAAGAAAACTCAATATGGCTATTCCAAGGGCTAGATGGTTCACATCTAAATACTTTTGGACAACATAATTATGAGGGTTGGGCTAAACTACTCAGGAAATGTGGTCTAAAATATAGAAAGCCTGGTAGTACTCGGCATACGTTTATCGTATCGTTGTTGAAGAACAGTGATCTCAGTATACTGGAGATTGCTCAAATGGCCGGACATATGACGACCCAAATGATCATTAAGCATTACGGGAAGTATATTAAAGGTGAACATCTGAAAGTAGATAGGAAATTAAAACTGTTTACTGACAAAACCGCTGACAATAGGCTGTAAAGTACGGATTTTATGGCCGGGAGAGGGGGATTCGAACCCCCGGAGGTGTTACCCTCACCGGTTTTCAAGACCGGCACATTCGACCACTCTGACATCTCCCGACAATTTAAAGCATAAAATCTTATCTAAAGATAGATAAATTCTAGTTGATTAATGGAGGAGCCACCCGGATTTGAACCGGGGATAGCAGCTTTGCAGGCTGCGGCCTTACCGCTTGGCGATGGCTCCATACTCAAATATACAAGTGGTACCCGGAGCCGGACTTGAACCGGCACGGTCACAATGACCGGGGGATTTTAAGTCCCCTGTGTCTACCATTCCACCACCCGGGCATCATTGGTACCATTTATATATTTAAATATTCGTTTTTCATGGAGCGGGCGAACGGGTTCGAACCGTCGACCCCAACCTTGGCAAGGTTATGCTCTACCACTGAGCTACGCCCGCAAATCCATACCTTTTTTAAGCATTTACTTAAAATTGGAGTGCGATTATAGCCAAAAAAGTTTTTAATGTAAAGAGAAAAACATTACTTATGCGATAAAAAGTCTATTTACCCTCTTTTTTTTGAGAATCATCTGCTATAATCCATAAAAATACATACTAAAGGCTTTCTCATGAGAAGTGACGAAATAAAACAGGGGTATAGTAGAGCTCCACACAGAAGTCTACTGCGTGCAACAGGCGTAAAAGATGAAGATTTTGAAAAACCGTTCATCGGTGTAGCAA
The sequence above is drawn from the Sulfurovum sp. TSL1 genome and encodes:
- a CDS encoding helix-turn-helix domain-containing protein; amino-acid sequence: MSKKEFSKNLNITTASYFNYVGKKRQIPIDLAILLNQKYQVSMDWLLLGKGDMYIDTLSLNIDKLDNLHKKILSFSLARAYDNDEVELFFESIKEYNIFSNLKLKFNNIGQEYTFFKKLISGKRDKNSFILIFAKVLKSFKEDTLKRKEIREDSAKEFLLKLVSEYELKLIEDRAKHFLTPGEKRELINWIEIELSNLDAYVILKNIPEVLEVLRKEINIYNKKAF
- a CDS encoding site-specific integrase translates to MVKMFKRNNGKLYLEYEAYGKSVQKSTRLLDTPKNRTLINKEVIPALEARIISGEFAKEKPKTFSYYSEIYLKSKQHLKDYNKKKQHVTDINMFFGEMRIDKITRGDVKDWVQMRLDMGNSPKTVKNYLVNIRGTLHEAIDREIITQNVALNIKMPSHKPKEIEPFSSKEVQLLLSEADKFFKLYLSIGFYTGMRMGEIIGLQYDDFDFENKVIHVKRSIYKGKVTTPKTDGSIREIPLFDELMPYLSKQENSIWLFQGLDGSHLNTFGQHNYEGWAKLLRKCGLKYRKPGSTRHTFIVSLLKNSDLSILEIAQMAGHMTTQMIIKHYGKYIKGEHLKVDRKLKLFTDKTADNRL
- a CDS encoding helix-turn-helix domain-containing protein, with translation MGKLIKKFKNNFTQVPNTIIKDKRLSFKAKGLYMHLVSKPDNWVYYVKEFEKSSKDGRDSIQSGLKELEKYEYLIRVRTKDTYGRFSSFDYYIYAEPLNGFSVGWKNGQSGEPSDGQSSPTNTKSTNTDLTNTDCRYENVGEFRNYIRQHFINKDILTAQDKNTNQIYIISVGPDGKLYDKKGTRFTADRSLEMWNDLFKYYLRHQLDFQKSNYVNRF